In Plasmodium brasilianum strain Bolivian I chromosome 12, whole genome shotgun sequence, the genomic window TTTAAATctacagaaaaataaatcgacgtgataattaaaattaataggAATTAGTTTCAACAAAAAggttaaattattttgttatgtcATTTGatatcatataaatttttatttttaaaggaagcactttttttttctttttttttttgacgctgttgttcatgtatttttatgtgtGTACCTatagtgtatatatgtgtgcgtgtggtgtatatgtatgtgtctGCGATTTAGTAACAGACAATGTAGTATAAACGgcgtaaaaacaaaaaagaaaaaaacaccGTGATCCGGTTTTCTCGCAGATCTGTCGTTTCAAAATTAACAATCGTTAACTGAGAAATACACAAAAggatttgcatatatatataaatatatatatatatattatatatataatataaatatatatatatataaatatataaatatatatatatatatatattatatatatatatatatatatatatatatacgtatacatatacgttcACATATATCTCGGTTAAtccgttttttttttttttggcctTAAAAAAGATGGATGACTTTTTGATAAAACTGAAGAAAATATCAGAACAATATAACAACTTGTTGttggaaaaaaagataatagataaaagaataacaaacatagaagaaaatatacataagtatgaAGAGACAAAACAGAAATCACTGAAAGAAGTAGAATTGAAGAAAAATCAATtgctaaaaaataaaaataaacatttaataaaatgccAAAAAATGGAAGAGTTAAACAACAAGCTgaatgaaatattaataagaaaacaAAGGATAGATgatgaagaggaaaaaaatattataaaaaagcaaattGACACAGTTAACAAAACTTATACTTTATTGAACAATGTTCAGAAATTGAATGATACAATAGTTAAGGATAATAACaactattataaattaataactcagaaaattcataataataattttagcaACAAAAAAAcgttaaatatattgaactgcttcttaaataaaaatagagcTACCATTTTAGAAAAAGACAATGAGCATAATGCTTTTCCCAACAACTTTAAAATGATTCAAACGAATGACACAATTCAGAAATtgatacatttattttcaaatgaCCACACATCCTTAACTTTAGAAAAACAACAGTTCTTATTTGTACTACTAatgaatgttttaaaaaaaatatttcacatGAAGGAAAAAGTAATACATGATGAGAATAAGTCTAATGAAgtaattcataattttttatacaataattatattttactacaGTGATTTATGTACAAAGTAACTATCGTTTTGTCTGCACAGATTATCGTAATGATTGCGACTTAAATGtggttatttttatttttattttgattattattttattttattttattttttatttttatttttattttttatttttatttttttttttttttttttttttttttttttttttttttttttttttcgagctatgttattttttttttggaaacatcttaattatttttattgttcgTTTTGTCTTTTGTTTGTATAAGCTtatagaacaaaaaaaaaaaataataataaaataaaatataataaattgataaattaataaattaataaactaataaactaataaattaataaattaataatataaataaactaacaaataaataaaataacagataaatttattaataaacaaacacgtaaataaataactaGCTAAATATGTTGAGGACTGAACATttaagttaataaaaatacgagaaacttctaaatatatatggcaCATTTGCTCAATGcttcaaaaaatgaaaaagacaCATATGTTTCAAccaaatttcaaaaaaaggaTAGCTCTAAAATACGTTTTGTCAATTTTTCCGTGCACACATTACGTCTTTTCCcctttttgaataaaaattcacttttttttttttttttttctctctctctctctctctatatatatatatatatatatttcctctATGTACGATTTAATTTACTTCCTCTGCTTACTATTCTTCTcttgttaaatatatttctccTGCCTGCGCTGCTTACGATTGTAGTGTAAAGGATAAAATTCGTCTTTTCTTTCGTAAGTCTCAAATTTACCTGTACTGTTCAGAACATATAAAGCAAAGTAGGTCCTACcaaattttctatttcttaaaccaattaaattataaaccTTGTGTGGTAacatttctatttcttttggatattcaataaatataagaCAGTCATTATCAAATAATTCACTTTCTGAAATACTGTGTATAAGTTTGCTGTATACAATTTGTTCATAGGGAGGAGTAAAAAATGCTAAGTGAAATTTCTCttctatattaaatttaaaaggattatttaataattctattGCATCAGAtcgaataattttattatctaaatgatgtatattacataattttaaattttcataaattgtTCTACAAGAATTTAAAGATAAATCTACAAAAGTTATGTTTTGAATGCCTCTAGAAATACATTCAATACCTAAGTTACCACTTCCACTAAATATATCAATTACGTTTATATCAGTACAACTAAATAAGCTCATGTGAGATAAAATGCTAAATATTGATTCTTTTACCTTACTCATCATTGGTCTTGTATAAGTGTCAggagaaaaaattttcttgtttttaaACTTTCCTTCATgaatacttaaaatttttttttttctataatttatatttattgtttctctatatttttttattttacaaaatttatatttagatTTTATCTTTCTATTTGGTAATCTTCGGATACTTAATTCTTCCTCTGGTATTCCATATAAgtcctttttcattattcttttttcccttttatttGGTACctccattttgtttttactcTTTTCTGTCTCGTCATAGTTCTGTTTCTCATTCCTATCACGACAGATTTTACCTCCACTCTCGCCTTCAAATGCTAAGGCAGGTATGTCATCACTATCAAGTCGTTCTGCAGTCATCCCATATCCCTCTAATCGCTCTGCAGTCATTCCATCACCCCCTAATCGCTCTGCAGTCATTCCATCGCTTTCGAAATTTTTCTCAATTTCGCTGTTCCCTTTAATAGACTTCTTACCTCCGATGGCGTTGTTAGAAAAAGCCcctaaaaaaaaggagttcTCTATTTCAACTGTCACAACGTTTTGGAGCTTATTTAATGGAttccaattttttatattagaaCGACCGTTTTTgctaaaacaaaaaaaaggtttGTTTACAAAAAGCACATATTTGATATACTTTACCGTGTTAATGTTCTTCTCTTGTGGATAAAATTTACTTATAATGGTATacttattatttcttatataatttgCACAacaaatttttgtatttatatttggaaaaagaacaaaaacacttattaatagaaaaatgaGTGTaccaatatattttaaaaagaccatttgttatatacatatactgtaatatatacatatactgtaacatatacatatactgtaacatatacatatactgtaacatatacatatactgtaacatatacatatactgtaacatatacatatatatatgttacagTATatctgtttttattattcttccAAAATTGCATTTTCCATCTGCTTCCGTTCGCTAAACTACACTATACTACACTTTTGTACACTTTTGTGCACTTTTGTACACTTTtgtacactttttttttttttttttttttttttttaacattctCTTACAATGTTGTGTCACAAAATGCAATGGAAGCGCTACAAAAACATCCCTtttaaaattcatttattaattttattaattccatttttttatatttttctttttttttctctttttttttttttctttttagtcactgcaatttaaaaaaaacaactcGAGAGacagagaagaaaaaaatatctcACTTGTGCACATATgcgtgtatatttatgtatgtacacatacatgtatacaatAAATCCATTTTGTATATGCTATCATTTTCGAAATTGACAAAATGATTTACTTAAAATGTTCAGAGTGTTTAATTGTATTAATCAATGAAATAAAGATGGTACTTGTATAATAAAGCATAAAAAGGATGagcaaaatatgtaaaatgaaaatgggAAAATATATGCGTAAATCATGAGCTCTAAATTATAATCGGTCATAAGCAGTCATATGCATTCTTAAGCAGTCATTAGCAGTCTTAAGCAGTCATTAGCAGTCTTAAGCAGTCATTAGCAGTCTTAAGCAGTCATTAGCAATCATTAGCAGTCAAAGTATAAACGTAAGATAAAAATGGGGAAATGAAAGTGGTAGCATAAAAGCGATAAAACGATGAGGTAAAATACAGGAATAACAATAAAAGGAAGAAACGaaagcaaataaaaatgatagcCCTAAAGGTACAATGCGCCTTTTTCTGTTTATCTATTCCTCGTGAGTTAATACgcgtaaattaaaaaagtaattgaATGCAGCATTTATGAGCCAGTGTACGATTTATACTTCTACAAGTATTAAGgataaaaattagaaaaaacaGTAAAAACTAAAATCTGAATTGTGACAAACGCTTTCCCCTTACTACTTCGTAAGGGAAATAAAGCGAATAAACGGTTGGATTAGCAGTTGGATGAGCAGATGAACCACTAATatgatgtaaaaaaaaactaaaacaAAATACTAACTCAAGGCTAACAATACATATATTGATAATGAGAGTCACATCACAAGGTAAATGTAACAATAAAGAGTTAacatatatgataataagaatgtagtgaaaataattattaagcAGTATGCTGAAGTTGAGTGTATGCCAGTGTACATATACAACCgcttacacatatatacttgtCTTCTTCGAATATGGTAGATCAAAAAATTTCCCTAAAAACTCGCTTTTGTATAATTGTGCACATAGGTCTCTCATCCTTTGAGTGGACTTCAAAAATTTCTTCTCATTTTGAGTCCTTTTTACTGAACGAATTGGAATTAAAGAAAGAGAAGTGAAGAAATGTGGAAATGTAGAAATGTAGAAATGTAGAAATGTGGAAATGTAGAAATGTGGAAATGTAGAAATGTGGAAATGTAGAAATGTAGAAATGtggaattataaaattataacaaatagGGGATAAAGGTATAATGAGATACATTTAGGACAATGCACAGTTTGGTAAATAACGTAAATTTGTATACACTTGTGTATATGGGGTTATTTGGAAATGACAAAAATATacgaaaaagtaaaagaaaaagtaaacgAAATAGTAATCGAAAAAGTAAACGGAATAGTAATCGAAAAAGTAAACGAAATAGTAATCGAAAAAGTAAACGAAATAGTAATCGAAAAAGTAAACGAAATAGTAATCGAAAAAGTAAACGAAATAGTAATCGAAAAAGTAAACGAAATAGTAATCGAAAAAGTAAACGAAATAGTAAACAGACACATGCGAGAAGAGGCGACTAAATGAAGAGCCGGATGTACTAACGTACAAGAGCTATATAAAAGATCACAAATAATGAGcactacattttttttttttttttttttttgtgcttaCTGTTTGTCAATCGTAAAGTATCCAacattatgttttttaagtGAACCATTAAACTTAAGAAATATATCTCCAATACTTGTAAATAAATTGGAATAatctgaaaaaaaagagtgaAAGGAAATGCACGAATATTGGaattttttgtacattttaagaggaaaaaataaaaaacagcAAAGCGGTAATATGGAAAAGCAACAATGCAACAAAACAGACTAACAAATAAGTGGAGTCTCATTTTCTTCTGCAATTATTAAGGGtacgggaaaaaaaaaaaaagaaaaaaaaaaaacttacaGTGACTATATGCAACTACGACATaataaagggaaaaattCAAACCCGGCACATGTGACGGCAcagtaataattaatttcttcattcctgtaatataattaaaacttAATTTCCAAGTAGGGGCATCCACAggatattttaattttttcttacttACTATATTAGCCAGAGACTCCATAATCACCTCAGTTATTTTTGGCTCATTTTCAATATAAGCCATATTATCACGTTCTAAACttatacttaatatatttatttgatatTTATGAGAAAACTGTTCAAATATTAGATTGATGCcagagaaatattttttaaatgaaaaagattcatcttcatacattttttgaaatttttttcgtAATTTAATATAGTTACATACATTTAACGTATTTGATTTACAGAAGT contains:
- a CDS encoding hypothetical protein (conserved Plasmodium protein), coding for MDDFLIKLKKISEQYNNLLLEKKIIDKRITNIEENIHKYEETKQKSLKEVELKKNQLLKNKNKHLIKCQKMEELNNKLNEILIRKQRIDDEEEKNIIKKQIDTVNKTYTLLNNVQKLNDTIVKDNNNYYKLITQKIHNNNFSNKKTLNILNCFLNKNRATILEKDNEHNAFPNNFKMIQTNDTIQKLIHLFSNDHTSLTLEKQQFLFVLLMNVLKKIFHMKEKVIHDENKSNEVIHNFLYNNYILLQ
- a CDS encoding N6-adenine-specific methylase; protein product: MVFLKYIGTLIFLLISVFVLFPNINTKICCANYIRNNKYTIISKFYPQEKNINTVKYIKYVLFVNKPFFCFSKNGRSNIKNWNPLNKLQNVVTVEIENSFFLGAFSNNAIGGKKSIKGNSEIEKNFESDGMTAERLGGDGMTAERLEGYGMTAERLDSDDIPALAFEGESGGKICRDRNEKQNYDETEKSKNKMEVPNKREKRIMKKDLYGIPEEELSIRRLPNRKIKSKYKFCKIKKYRETININYRKKKILSIHEGKFKNKKIFSPDTYTRPMMSKVKESIFSILSHMSLFSCTDINVIDIFSGSGNLGIECISRGIQNITFVDLSLNSCRTIYENLKLCNIHHLDNKIIRSDAIELLNNPFKFNIEEKFHLAFFTPPYEQIVYSKLIHSISESELFDNDCLIFIEYPKEIEMLPHKVYNLIGLRNRKFGRTYFALYVLNSTGKFETYERKDEFYPLHYNRKQRRQEKYI
- a CDS encoding hypothetical protein (conserved Plasmodium protein) — its product is MKKLYIILCLCLFGYIRTSDATNAVNKVKGTIKTVKKKVNRYSKRYRRSFMLKEEDVLGDYQLKAYYFFDDKFEKVFKWNLLYNFCKSNTLNVCNYIKLRKKFQKMYEDESFSFKKYFSGINLIFEQFSHKYQINILSISLERDNMAYIENEPKITEVIMESLANIVSKKKLKYPVDAPTWKLSFNYITGMKKLIITVPSHVPGLNFSLYYVVVAYSHYYSNLFTSIGDIFLKFNGSLKKHNVGYFTIDKQ